From Apium graveolens cultivar Ventura chromosome 9, ASM990537v1, whole genome shotgun sequence, the proteins below share one genomic window:
- the LOC141684386 gene encoding uncharacterized protein LOC141684386 codes for MPKLLSTVSDDRRRSTSRYSPDYDRSTDRRRSSNRRSPDYSEYDDRRRFSPRRRSRSPSPSYNRYNNINHNSSSRRRTRGSPDYSNPRKSPNFIENKKIYNYNDRDNVYLDRDYRNGNAGDESDEELKGLSFQEYRRLKRQKMRKDLRNYIWNPTPSPPRNEEDEVEVEVEVEEVDVAEFVEKDKEVLSKSSDGSSSEEEESDDSRSRRKRKSKSRSRSKSKSKRSKRRSRKLSESESGSGSESSEEMSSDSEEEYRRRKRSSRRKKSSRSGRKRSERKKRRDLSSDESSEESGSADSDASEESAKLKSRKKKIVVLKDKKEAGTESGSEGESVEKVDDKIELKMDEVEKNESNGELFVFKDKKPSLEAEPVVGPMPLPKAEGHISYGGALRPGEGDAIAQYVQQGKRIPRRGEVGLSADEISKFENLGYVMSGSRHQRMNAIRIRKENQVYSAEDKRALAMFNYEEKAKREQKVMADLQRLVQRHIGEDTGPSHDPFAGGRPAEDADD; via the coding sequence ATGCCCAAACTCTTATCCACCGTCTCCGACGATCGTCGCCGGAGCACCAGCCGCTACTCACCGGACTACGACAGATCCACCGACCGTCGTCGGAGCTCCAACCGTCGTTCACCGGATTACAGCGAATACGATGACCGCCGGCGCTTCTCTCCCCGCCGTCGTAGCCGGAGCCCTAGCCCGAGCTACAACAGGTACAACAATATTAATCACAATTCTAGTAGTCGTCGTCGTACACGTGGATCTCCTGATTATTCAAACCCTAGAAAAAGCCCTAATTTTATCGAAAATaagaaaatatataattataatgaTAGAGATAATGTGTATTTAGATAGAGATTATCGAAATGGAAATGCCGGTGATGAGTCGGATGAGGAATTGAAAGGATTAAGTTTTCAGGAGTATAGGCGGTTGAAACGACAGAAGATGAGGAAGGATTTGAGGAATTATATTTGGAATCCGACTCCGAGTCCTCCGAGAAATGAGGAGGATGAGGTTGAGGTTGAGGTTGAGGTTGAGGAGGTGGATGTGGCGGAGTTTGTTGAGAAGGATAAGGAGGTTTTATCGAAGAGTAGTGATGGTTCGTCTTCGGAGGAGGAGGAGTCGGATGATTCGAGAAGTAGGAGGAAGAGGAAGAGTAAAAGTAGGAGTAGGAGTAAGAGTAAGAGTAAGAGGTCGAAGAGGAGGAGTAGGAAAttgagtgagagtgagagtgGGAGTGGGAGTGAGTCGAGTGAGGAGATGAGTAGTGATTCGGAGGAGGAGTATAGGAGGAGAAAGAGGAGTTCGAGGCGGAAGAAGAGTAGTAGGAGTGGGAGGAAGAGGAGTGAGAGGAAGAAGAGGAGAGATTTATCGAGTGATGAGAGTAGTGAGGAGAGTGGAAGTGCGGACTCTGATGCTAGTGAGGAGAGTGCTAAGTTGAAATCGAGGAAGAAGAAAATTGTGGTGTTGAAGGATAAGAAAGAGGCGGGAACTGAGAGTGGAAGTGAAGGTGAGAGTGTGGAGAAGGTTGATGATAAAATTGAGTTGAAAATGGATGAGGTAGAGAAGAACGAGAGTAATGGTGAGTTGTTTGTGTTTAAAGATAAGAAACCGAGTTTGGAAGCTGAACCCGTGGTTGGACCGATGCCTTTACCGAAGGCGGAAGGACATATTAGTTATGGAGGTGCGCTTAGGCCTGGTGAAGGAGATGCTATTGCTCAGTATGTTCAGCAAGGGAAGCGTATTCCACGTAGAGGAGAAGTTGGTCTTTCGGCTGATGAGATTTCTAAGTTTGAGAATCTTGGGTATGTGATGAGTGGTAGTAGGCACCAGAGGATGAATGCTATTCGTATCAGAAAAGAAAACCAAGTTTACAGTGCTGAAGATAAGAGGGCGTTGGCTATGTTTAACTATGAGGAGAAGGCAAAGCGTGAGCAGAAGGTTATGGCTGATTTGCAGCGTCTGGTGCAGCGCCATATTGGGGAAGATACAGGCCCCTCTCATGATCCATTTGCTGGTGGAAGGCCTGCCGAAGATGCAgatgactga
- the LOC141686464 gene encoding uncharacterized protein LOC141686464, translating to MGTFKHYQHFLHEHQLILNEVEPVVGKDVECSMCREPINKHIDAFYSGNTFAADSVDFFMHKTCRELPKTFTHPMIPQHPLKLLKDGHKKFQFSLCNACNGGSRGFFYVADNVDFSVCLKCVTSELKSLEDRTRWHPGHNHPLTLVQSPALFLCHACNTTATDLSYICNKCCFWLHKSCADAPITYQCKYHNQHTLTLAYSLPQEYHKFYWLCGICSKFINHSYWVYYCANCRFFAHVKCASTEMLSEDEADSGESNLMHFPAHDETSLHKMIQQCIMAKATDALLHNSATTAEPSPYINHWGHEHQLALRNKNAKTLTPDLNQKLEESELLICDGCTKPIFLVDEIFYECNSCNFFIHRSCSQFPEKMEHHLAGNLDEIFLVREVNELTFIVCKGCSVMGNGIFLSNGPTSFDIGCASLPRKIKHEGHRHPLNQLRYSVDKVCHACWLHYTEADEKEVIMYGCEKCEFYIHIRCALRPLLVKHRWDPHPLYLILFVQNVADHPHDFDCEFCSKQINPNGWFYHCNVCDLSFHTACIDPYYRLSNLKFGATNIHGNSHTHQHGLTVVLNIKMRKCKICGKDAFNTLVLECSPCKYLVHRGCFF from the exons ATGGGAACATTTAAACATTATCAACATTTTCTTCATGAGCATCAGCTGATACTAAATGAAGTTGAGCCTGTTGTTGGTAAGGATGTTGAATGTTCTATGTGCAGAGAGCCAATAAACAAACACATAGACGCATTTTATAGCGGCAACACTTTCGCTGCTGATTCTGTTGATTTCTTTATGCATAAAACTTGTCGTGAGTTGCCCAAAACATTTACACACCCTATGATCCCACAACACCCTCTAAAACTCCTTAAGGATGGTCACAAAAAATTTCAGTTTTCTCTTTGTAATGCTTGCAATGGTGGGTCCCGGGGTTTTTTTTATGTTGCTGACAATGTGGATTTCTCTGTATGTCTGAAATGCGTAACATCTGAACTTAAATCTCTAGAGGACCGTACCCGTTGGCATCCAGGTCACAATCACCCATTAACCTTAGTCCAAAGCCCAGCTTTGTTCCTTTGTCATGCTTGTAACACTACAGCTACTGACTTGTCCTATATCTGTAACAAATGTTGTTTCTGGTTACACAAGAGTTGTGCCGATGCACCCATCACCTACCAATGTAAATATCACAACCAACACACTCTCACCTTGGCCTACTCTCTTCCCCAAGAATATCATAAATTTTACTGGTTGTGCGGCATATGTAGTAAATTTATAAATCACAGCTACTGGGTTTATTATTGCGCAAATTGCAGATTTTTTGCTCACGTGAAATGTGCTTCAACTGAGATGTTGAG tgaagatgaagcagaTAGCGGAGAGTCCAATTTGATGCACTTCCCAGCGCATGATGAAACCTCGCTACATAAAATGATTCAGCAGTGTATCATGGCCAAGGCAACAGATGCTCTCCTGCATAATTCTGCCACTACTGCAGAACCTTCACCTTATATCAACCATTGGGGCCATGAACACCAGCTGGCTCTCAGAAACAAGAACGCAAAAACTTTGACCCCTGACTTGAATCAGAAATTAGAAGAGTCTGAATTGCTAATTTGCGATGGATGCACTAAACCAATCTTCTTGGTTGATGAAATATTCTATGAATGTAATTCATGCAATTTTTTTATCCACAGGTCATGCTCCCAGTTTCCGGAAAAGATGGAGCATCATCTAGCAGGCAACCTGGACGAAATTTTCCTAGTACGAGAGGTCAATGAACTAACTTTTATAGTATGCAAAGGTTGCAGCGTTATGGGTAATGGGATTTTCTTGTCGAATGGACCAACCTCTTTTGACATCGGGTGTGCTTCATTACCCAGAAAAATCAAACATGAAGGTCATCGTCACCCTCTTAACCAACTAAGATATTCAGTTGATAAAGTTTGCCATGCATGTTGGCTTCATTATACTGAAGCAGATGAAAAAGAAGTTATCATGTATGGATGTGAGAAATGTGAATTCTACATACATATACGGTGTGCGTTAAGGCCGCTCCTGGTGAAACATAGATGGGATCCGCATCCTCTCTACTTGATACTTTTTGTCCAGAATGTAGCTGATCACCCTCACGATTTCGATTGTGAATTTTGCTCCAAACAGATTAACCCAAACGGTTGGTTCTATCATTGCAATGTGTGTGATCTATCGTTTCATACTGCGTGTATCGATCCATATTATAGATTATCCAATTTGAAGTTTGGTGCTACCAACATTCATGGCAACTCCCATACTCACCAACACGGCCTCACAGTGGTTTTAAATATAAAGATGCGCAAGTGCAAGATATGTGGGAAAGATGCATTTAATACGCTGGTTCTTGAATGTTCACCGTGCAAATATCTAGTGCATAGGGGCTGTTTCTTTTGA
- the LOC141686509 gene encoding uncharacterized protein LOC141686509 → MGTFRHYQHFLHEHQLILNEVEPVVGKDVECSMCRQPINKHIDAFYSGNTFAADSVDFFMHKTCRELPKTFTHPMIPQHPLKLLKDRHKKFQFSLCNACNGGSQGFYYGADNKNFSVCLKCVKYELKSLEDRTRWHPGHNHPLTLVQSPALFLCHACNTTATDLSYICNKYCFWLHKSCVDAPITYQCKYHNQHTLTLAYSLPQEYRKFLWLCGICSKFINHSYWVYYCANCRFFAHVKCASTEMLSEDEADSGESNLMHFPAHDETSLHKMIQQCIMTKATDALLHNSATTAEPSPYINHWGHEHQLALRNKNAKTLTPYLNQKLEESELLICDGCTKPIFLVDEIFYECNSCNFFIHRSCFQFPEKMEHHLAGNLDEIFLVREVNELAFIVCKGCSVMDNGIFLSNGPTSFDIGCASLPIKIKHEGHRHPLNQLRYSVDNVFHACWLHYTEADEKEVIMYGCEKCEFYLHIRCALRPRLVKHRWDPHPLYLILFVQNVADHPHNFDYEFCSKQINPNSWFYHCNVCDLSFHTACIDPYYRLSNLKFGATNIHGNSHTHQHGLTVVLNIKMRKCKICGKDAFNTLVLECSPCKYLVHRGCFF, encoded by the exons ATGGGAACATTTAGACATTATCAACATTTTCTTCATGAGCATCAGCTGATACTAAATGAAGTTGAGCCTGTTGTTGGTAAGGATGTTGAATGTTCTATGTGCAGACAACCAATAAACAAACACATAGACGCATTTTATAGCGGCAACACTTTCGCTGCTGATTCTGTTGATTTCTTTATGCATAAAACTTGTCGTGAGTTGCCCAAAACATTTACACACCCTATGATCCCACAACACCCTCTAAAACTCCTTAAGGATCGTCACAAAAAATTTCAGTTTTCTCTTTGTAATGCTTGCAATGGTGGGTCCCAGGGTTTTTATTATGGTGCTGACAATAAGAATTTCTCTGTATGTCTGAAATGCGTAAAATATGAACTTAAATCTCTAGAGGACCGTACTCGTTGGCATCCAGGTCACAATCACCCATTAACCTTAGTCCAAAGCCCAGCTTTGTTCCTTTGTCATGCTTGTAACACTACAGCTACTGACTTGTCCTATATCTGTAACAAATATTGTTTCTGGTTACACAAGAGTTGTGTCGATGCACCCATCACCTACCAATGTAAATATCACAACCAACACACTCTCACCTTGGCCTACTCTCTTCCCCAAGAATATCGTAAATTTTTATGGTTGTGCGGCATATGTAGTAAATTTATAAATCACAGCTACTGGGTTTATTATTGCGCAAATTGCAGATTTTTTGCTCACGTGAAATGTGCTTCAACTGAGATGTTGAG tgaagatgaagcagaTAGCGGAGAGTCCAATTTGATGCACTTCCCAGCGCATGATGAAACCTCGCTACATAAAATGATTCAGCAGTGTATCATGACCAAGGCAACAGATGCTCTCCTGCATAATTCTGCCACTACTGCAGAACCTTCACCTTATATCAACCATTGGGGCCATGAACACCAGCTGGCTCTCAGAAACAAGAACGCAAAAACTTTGACCCCTTACTTGAATCAGAAATTAGAAGAGTCTGAATTGCTAATTTGTGATGGATGCACTAAACCAATCTTCTTGGTTGATGAAATATTCTATGAATGCAATTCATGCAATTTTTTTATCCACAGGTCATGCTTCCAGTTTCCGGAAAAGATGGAGCATCATCTAGCAGGCAACCTGGACGAAATTTTCCTAGTACGAGAGGTCAATGAACTAGCTTTTATAGTATGCAAAGGTTGCAGCGTTATGGATAATGGGATTTTCTTGTCGAATGGACCAACCTCTTTTGACATCGGGTGTGCTTCATTACCCATAAAAATCAAACATGAAGGTCATCGTCACCCTCTTAACCAACTAAGATATTCAGTTGATAATGTTTTCCATGCATGTTGGCTTCATTATACTGAAGCAGATGAAAAAGAAGTTATCATGTATGGATGTGAGAAATGTGAATTCTACTTACATATACGGTGTGCGTTAAGGCCGCGCCTGGTGAAACATAGATGGGATCCGCATCCTCTCTATTTGATACTTTTTGTCCAGAATGTAGCTGATCACCCTCACAATTTCGATTATGAATTTTGCTCCAAACAGATTAACCCAAACAGTTGGTTCTATCATTGCAATGTGTGTGATCTATCATTTCATACTGCGTGTATCGATCCATATTATAGATTATCCAATTTGAAGTTTGGTGCTACCAACATTCATGGCAACTCCCATACTCACCAACACGGCCTCACAGTGGTTTTAAATATAAAGATGCGCAAGTGCAAGATATGTGGGAAAGATGCATTTAATACGCTGGTTCTTGAATGTTCACCGTGCAAATATCTAGTGCATAGGGGCTGTTTCTTTTGA